From the Ruminiclostridium josui JCM 17888 genome, one window contains:
- a CDS encoding homoserine dehydrogenase, with protein MVNVAILGYGVVGSGVAEVIKKNSESIRQRAGTDIKVKWILDIRDFPDSPDKDVLTKNADDVFNDSEVSIVVETIGGAKIAHEFTKRALMAGKSVVTSNKELVATHGPELLQLAKEKGVSYLFEASVGGGIPIIRPLNQCLAANEINGITGILNGTTNYILTQMKKEGKSFETALKEAQQNGYAEQNPTADVEGHDTCRKIAILSSIAYNEFVDSENIYSEGITKITVDDMKYAEAIGGVIKLIAVSKKINDKIFARVSPAIVTSEHPLANVEDVFNAIVVNGDAVGDAMFYGRGAGKLPTASAVVADVIDIAKHPDSVTTGVWVRTEENNVLPVEESSTRFLVRVTAKNIADTKKNVLSIFGETEFVELHSKSKDNEFAFISGETTERDFNAKLDKLESIPDITVLNRIRIEG; from the coding sequence ATGGTTAATGTTGCTATTCTAGGATACGGAGTTGTTGGCTCCGGTGTTGCAGAGGTTATTAAGAAAAATAGTGAAAGCATAAGACAGCGTGCAGGCACAGATATAAAAGTAAAATGGATATTAGATATAAGAGATTTTCCTGACAGTCCTGATAAGGATGTTCTTACAAAAAATGCGGATGATGTATTTAATGATAGTGAAGTTAGTATTGTAGTAGAAACAATAGGTGGAGCAAAGATTGCTCATGAATTTACAAAAAGAGCTCTTATGGCAGGTAAAAGTGTTGTAACTTCCAATAAGGAGCTTGTTGCAACCCATGGACCTGAGTTGCTGCAATTGGCAAAAGAGAAAGGTGTTAGCTACCTGTTTGAAGCAAGTGTTGGTGGCGGTATTCCTATTATTCGTCCTTTGAACCAATGTTTGGCAGCAAATGAGATAAATGGTATAACAGGTATACTAAACGGTACTACAAACTATATACTGACCCAAATGAAAAAAGAAGGCAAAAGCTTTGAAACTGCACTAAAGGAAGCACAGCAAAATGGTTATGCAGAGCAGAATCCTACAGCTGATGTTGAAGGTCACGATACCTGCAGAAAAATTGCCATTTTATCTTCCATTGCATATAATGAATTTGTTGATTCTGAAAATATATATTCAGAAGGTATAACAAAGATAACTGTTGATGACATGAAATATGCCGAGGCCATAGGCGGTGTTATTAAATTAATTGCAGTTAGCAAAAAGATAAACGATAAGATATTTGCACGGGTATCACCTGCCATAGTAACTAGCGAACATCCTCTTGCAAATGTTGAAGATGTTTTTAATGCCATTGTTGTTAATGGTGATGCGGTAGGAGATGCAATGTTCTATGGAAGAGGGGCTGGAAAATTGCCTACTGCAAGTGCTGTTGTAGCCGATGTAATTGATATAGCAAAACATCCGGATTCCGTAACTACAGGGGTATGGGTGAGGACTGAGGAAAACAATGTACTTCCAGTGGAAGAAAGTTCTACGAGATTTTTGGTAAGGGTAACTGCTAAGAATATAGCAGATACTAAGAAGAACGTTCTATCAATATTCGGAGAAACTGAATTTGTAGAATTACATTCTAAATCAAAGGATAATGAGTTTGCATTTATAAGCGGCGAAACAACAGAAAGAGATTTCAACGCAAAGCTTGACAAGCTTGAATCCATACCGGACATTACAGTATTAAACAGAATAAGGATTGAAGGATAA
- a CDS encoding ECF transporter S component, translated as MRISTKKLVLCALMTSIVFIITFTPFLQIPSPMTQGYYNIGDAAIMIAAILLGRRVGCIAGGVGSALADIVAGYYIYAPATLIIKGIEGYIIGVIGNSKNGVPSRLRQVVAVAAGGLEMVLGYFVYQATVMKAINRDLGMASIIADLPGNLIQGALSAVLALIFLAVLYRTKAVKNLLR; from the coding sequence ATGAGAATTTCCACAAAAAAATTAGTACTATGTGCATTAATGACATCTATTGTTTTTATTATAACCTTCACTCCGTTTTTACAGATTCCGAGTCCAATGACTCAGGGATACTATAATATAGGAGATGCGGCTATAATGATTGCTGCTATTCTTTTAGGAAGAAGAGTAGGATGTATTGCAGGTGGAGTCGGCTCAGCACTAGCCGATATTGTGGCAGGTTATTATATATATGCTCCGGCAACCTTGATAATCAAAGGTATTGAGGGATATATAATAGGGGTAATCGGCAATAGTAAAAATGGCGTTCCATCCCGCCTGAGACAGGTAGTCGCTGTTGCAGCTGGTGGACTGGAAATGGTTCTGGGGTATTTTGTTTATCAAGCCACAGTTATGAAAGCCATTAACCGTGACCTTGGTATGGCAAGTATTATTGCAGACCTTCCCGGAAATTTGATTCAGGGAGCTCTTAGTGCAGTTCTTGCATTGATTTTTCTTGCTGTACTATATAGGACAAAAGCAGTTAAAAATTTATTACGTTGA
- a CDS encoding YerC/YecD family TrpR-related protein encodes MNSKLRDEHTDSLFDAILLLKDREECYNFFEDLCTIAELKALAQRLQVAKMLREKRTYTEICEQTGASTATISRVNRCLVYGADGYNTVLDRMQEKDG; translated from the coding sequence ATGAATTCCAAATTAAGGGATGAACATACAGACAGTTTATTTGATGCAATTTTACTTTTAAAGGATAGAGAAGAATGTTATAATTTTTTTGAAGATCTTTGTACTATTGCAGAGCTTAAGGCTTTGGCACAAAGGCTTCAGGTAGCGAAAATGTTAAGAGAAAAGAGAACCTATACAGAAATTTGTGAGCAAACCGGAGCCAGTACGGCAACAATAAGCAGAGTAAACAGATGTCTTGTTTATGGTGCTGATGGTTATAATACCGTACTTGATAGAATGCAAGAGAAAGATGGGTAA
- the secA gene encoding preprotein translocase subunit SecA — MVKNFIEKIIGSYSDRELKRIYPIIDKIEAFEPEIQKLTDAELKAKTPEFKERLANGETLDDILPEAFAVVREASRRVLGMRHFRVQLIGGVVLHQGRISEMKTGEGKTLVATLPVYLNALSGKGVHVVTVNDYLARRDSEWMGKIYTFLGLTVGLIVHDMENEERRAAYNCDITYCTNNELGFDYLRDNMVIYKEDRVQRELNYAIVDEVDSILIDEARTPLIISGMGDKSTDLYKRANSFASTLKAKVITQMDDKVDADEVFDEDYIVDEKAHTTVITANGIKKAEQYFGIENLSDPENMTISHHINQALKAHGLMKRDKDYVVNNGEVIIVDEFTGRLMYGRRYSDGLHQAIEAKEGVKVERESKTLATITFQNYFRMYNKLAGMTGTAQTEEDEFNTIYKLDVIIIPTNKEMARKDYPDVVYKNEMGKFNAVIEDVVQCHEKGQPVLIGTISIEKSEFLSTMLKRRGIPHQVLNAKYHDKEAEIIAQAGKLGAVTIATNMAGRGTDIVLGGNAEYMAKQEMRKMGYDEELINASTSFNDTNDELILEAREQFRKLNDKFKAIINKEREKVVEAGGLHIIGTERHESRRIDNQLRGRAGRQGDVGSSRFYISLEDDLMRLFGSERLTNIVNALGLEDDQPIEHRMLSNAIENAQKKVEGRNFDIRKRVLQYDDVMNKQREIIYAQRQTVLDGDNLKDYFLKMFESVIDGVIANYCTESEYSDAWDWPSIIAYLESVFLPQGALVLTDEEKASMDKIDIKEKLMEIVNKIYEFKEMENTPELMRELERVVLLRVVDEKWMDHIDAMDQLRSGIGLRAYGQRDPVVEYKFEGFQMFEDMIKSIQEDSIRLLVRARIDREHAPQREKVAEPVAASHGDEPKKPVVNKGKVGRNDLCPCGSGKKYKFCCGQGE; from the coding sequence ATGGTTAAAAATTTTATAGAAAAAATTATTGGGTCATATAGTGACAGAGAATTAAAAAGGATTTACCCTATTATTGATAAAATCGAGGCATTTGAGCCGGAGATACAGAAATTAACAGATGCAGAGCTCAAGGCGAAAACACCTGAATTTAAAGAACGTCTTGCCAATGGTGAGACTTTGGATGACATTTTGCCGGAAGCTTTTGCTGTAGTTCGTGAGGCGTCAAGAAGAGTTTTGGGTATGAGACACTTCAGAGTTCAGCTCATAGGCGGTGTAGTACTGCATCAGGGAAGAATTTCAGAAATGAAAACAGGTGAAGGTAAGACCCTTGTTGCAACATTGCCTGTATACCTCAATGCTCTATCAGGAAAAGGAGTTCATGTAGTTACCGTAAATGATTACCTTGCAAGACGTGACAGTGAGTGGATGGGTAAAATATATACCTTCTTGGGATTGACTGTAGGTCTTATAGTGCATGATATGGAAAATGAGGAAAGACGTGCAGCATATAACTGTGATATAACTTACTGTACAAATAACGAGCTTGGTTTTGATTATTTAAGAGATAACATGGTTATATACAAGGAAGACAGAGTTCAAAGAGAATTGAACTATGCCATAGTAGACGAAGTCGACTCCATCCTCATAGATGAAGCTAGAACACCTCTTATTATTTCAGGTATGGGTGATAAGTCTACTGACTTATACAAAAGAGCAAATTCCTTTGCTTCAACGTTAAAAGCAAAAGTAATTACTCAGATGGATGATAAAGTTGATGCTGATGAAGTCTTTGACGAAGATTACATTGTCGATGAAAAAGCACATACAACTGTAATTACAGCAAATGGTATAAAAAAGGCGGAGCAGTATTTTGGTATAGAGAACTTATCCGACCCTGAAAATATGACAATTTCTCACCACATTAATCAGGCATTAAAAGCACATGGTCTTATGAAAAGAGACAAGGACTATGTGGTTAATAATGGAGAGGTTATCATTGTTGATGAATTTACAGGTAGACTTATGTATGGAAGACGTTACAGTGACGGTCTCCATCAGGCAATAGAAGCAAAAGAAGGCGTAAAGGTAGAAAGAGAAAGTAAAACACTTGCAACGATTACATTCCAGAACTACTTCAGAATGTACAATAAACTGGCAGGTATGACTGGTACAGCCCAGACTGAAGAAGACGAGTTTAACACAATATATAAACTGGATGTAATCATTATTCCTACAAACAAGGAAATGGCAAGAAAAGATTATCCGGATGTTGTTTATAAAAACGAAATGGGTAAATTTAATGCAGTTATAGAAGATGTAGTACAGTGCCATGAAAAAGGTCAGCCAGTACTTATTGGTACAATATCTATTGAAAAATCCGAATTCCTAAGCACTATGCTGAAAAGAAGGGGAATTCCACATCAGGTATTGAATGCAAAGTATCATGACAAGGAAGCAGAGATTATTGCTCAGGCTGGAAAACTTGGAGCTGTAACTATTGCAACTAACATGGCAGGTAGAGGTACAGATATAGTTCTTGGCGGTAACGCTGAGTATATGGCAAAACAGGAAATGCGTAAGATGGGTTATGACGAGGAACTTATAAATGCGTCAACCAGCTTTAACGATACAAATGATGAGCTTATTCTTGAGGCAAGAGAGCAGTTCAGAAAATTAAATGACAAATTTAAGGCTATTATAAATAAAGAGAGAGAAAAGGTTGTGGAAGCAGGAGGCTTGCACATTATAGGTACTGAGAGACATGAGTCCAGACGTATAGACAATCAGTTGAGAGGTCGTGCTGGTCGTCAGGGAGATGTGGGTTCATCAAGATTTTACATTTCATTGGAAGACGATTTGATGAGACTTTTCGGCTCAGAAAGGTTAACCAATATAGTTAATGCCCTTGGACTTGAGGATGATCAGCCTATAGAACACAGAATGCTTTCAAATGCAATTGAAAATGCTCAAAAGAAAGTTGAAGGAAGAAACTTTGACATACGTAAGAGAGTTCTGCAGTATGATGATGTTATGAACAAGCAGAGGGAAATCATATACGCTCAAAGGCAGACAGTTTTAGATGGTGACAACCTGAAAGATTACTTCTTAAAAATGTTTGAAAGCGTTATAGATGGTGTTATAGCAAACTACTGTACAGAAAGTGAATATTCCGATGCTTGGGATTGGCCAAGTATAATAGCTTATCTTGAGAGTGTGTTCCTTCCGCAGGGTGCTCTTGTTCTGACCGACGAAGAAAAGGCTTCCATGGATAAGATAGACATTAAAGAAAAACTCATGGAAATTGTTAATAAGATATATGAATTCAAAGAGATGGAAAACACTCCTGAATTAATGAGAGAGTTGGAGAGAGTAGTACTTCTCAGGGTTGTTGATGAAAAATGGATGGATCATATAGATGCAATGGATCAACTAAGGTCAGGAATAGGTTTGAGAGCATACGGACAGAGAGATCCTGTTGTTGAATATAAGTTTGAAGGATTCCAGATGTTTGAAGATATGATTAAGAGCATTCAGGAAGATTCTATTAGATTACTGGTAAGAGCAAGAATTGACAGGGAACATGCGCCGCAACGTGAAAAGGTTGCAGAACCTGTTGCAGCAAGTCATGGTGACGAACCTAAGAAACCTGTTGTAAACAAGGGGAAGGTTGGAAGAAATGACTTGTGCCCATGTGGAAGCGGAAAGAAGTATAAATTCTGCTGTGGTCAAGGTGAATAA
- a CDS encoding DNA polymerase III subunit alpha — MGNFVHLHVHTEYSLLDGANRIKDLIQRVKELGMDSVAITDHGVMYGVVDFYKEAVKNGVKPILGCEVYTAKRKMTDKQPGIDSNYGHLVLLAKNQIGYKNLMKIVSLGFTEGYYYKPRVDYETLEKYSEGIIALSACLSGDIPSAILNNDYEKAVELSINLNRIFGQGNFYLELQHNGINDQTLVNQQLIKMSGELGIPLVATNDAHYLTKENAKSHEILLCIQTGKTINDDNRMRFNTDEVYVKSPEEMYENFKNVKQALENTVKIAEMCNVELEFGKLHLPSFDVEEGYTPYEYLREQCYNGLRSRYGENCSEEIIQRLEFELSVISQMGYVDYFLIVWDFIRYARDHGIMVGPGRGSAAGSIVSYALGITSIDPLKYNLLFERFLNPERVSMPDIDIDFCYERRQEVIDYVIGKYGKDRVSQIITFGTMAARAVIRDVGRALDIPYGDVDSIAKMIPFQIGMNIDKALELNQELKKRYETDEETKVLIDTARTLEGLPRHASTHAAGVVISKEPIVEYVPLQLNDNSVTTQVPAVPLEELGLLKMDFLGLRTLTVIRDAIDLIEQGHGKKIDIQQIDYDDKEVYKMIGDGRTAGVFQLESAGMTQFMKELQPNSLEDIIAGISLYRPGPMDQIPRYIRNKNNPKEIKYHHPMLESILDVTYGCMVYQEQVMQIVRELGGYSLGRSDLVRRAMSKKKISVMEQERKNFIYGITDEEGNEIVKGAVKNGVDEVTANKIFDEMMDFASYAFNKSHAAAYAVVAYQTAWLKHYYPVEFMAASINSFLGSSDKVSQYVNECKTLNIKVLPPDINESSVKFTVVNKNIRFGLAAIKNVGENAIQSVITERQQNGEFKSFLDFCQRIEGRDINKRCVESLIKSGAFDSLKVFRSKLMAVYEKLLDGISQNRKKNMDGQMSIFDMMSEPQELIQEDFPDIEEYPANALLSMEKEMLGLYVSGHPLSEYQDILERHVNLYSSEFYVDDENSSDMEINSKKLQDSMRVTVGGIVVSKKTKATKNNNLMAFVGLEDLFGTMELIVFPTVYEKFTQLLQPESIIIVNGRLSVREDEQPKIIAEEVLPIKGLQEKGVYLTLPEHFPKEDGVALRALLKYFSGTTPIYVTKKNQKIFKKLDRQYWIYVNNVIMEELVNRLGEENVLLK; from the coding sequence ATGGGGAATTTTGTACACCTGCATGTACATACTGAATATAGTCTTCTTGATGGAGCAAATAGAATAAAAGATCTTATACAAAGGGTAAAAGAACTTGGCATGGACAGCGTAGCCATTACTGACCATGGAGTAATGTACGGAGTTGTAGACTTTTATAAAGAAGCTGTAAAAAATGGAGTTAAGCCTATACTTGGTTGTGAAGTATACACTGCAAAAAGAAAAATGACGGACAAGCAGCCGGGAATTGACTCTAACTACGGACATCTAGTTTTACTTGCAAAAAATCAGATTGGTTACAAAAATCTAATGAAAATAGTTTCACTTGGGTTTACGGAAGGGTATTATTACAAGCCCAGAGTAGATTATGAGACCTTGGAAAAATATTCAGAAGGGATTATTGCCCTGAGTGCATGTTTATCTGGGGATATTCCGTCTGCAATATTGAATAACGATTACGAAAAAGCAGTGGAATTGTCTATTAATTTAAATCGAATATTTGGACAAGGAAATTTTTACCTTGAGCTTCAGCATAATGGTATAAATGATCAAACTCTTGTTAACCAGCAGCTTATTAAAATGTCAGGGGAATTGGGAATACCTTTGGTTGCCACAAATGATGCACATTATCTCACAAAGGAAAATGCCAAATCTCATGAGATTCTTTTATGTATTCAAACAGGTAAGACAATTAATGATGATAACAGAATGCGGTTTAATACTGATGAAGTATATGTAAAATCACCGGAGGAAATGTATGAGAACTTTAAAAATGTCAAACAGGCTCTAGAAAATACAGTAAAAATTGCCGAAATGTGTAATGTAGAACTGGAATTTGGAAAACTGCATTTGCCAAGCTTTGACGTAGAGGAAGGTTATACTCCTTACGAATATTTGAGAGAGCAGTGTTATAATGGACTTAGGTCAAGGTATGGTGAGAATTGCTCGGAAGAAATAATTCAAAGACTTGAATTTGAGCTATCAGTTATATCACAGATGGGCTATGTTGATTACTTCCTTATAGTATGGGATTTTATAAGATATGCAAGAGATCACGGTATAATGGTAGGGCCAGGAAGAGGTTCCGCAGCAGGAAGTATAGTATCATATGCCCTTGGAATAACTAGTATTGATCCTCTCAAGTATAATCTTTTGTTCGAAAGATTTTTAAATCCTGAGAGAGTCAGCATGCCTGATATAGATATTGACTTCTGCTATGAGCGCAGACAGGAAGTAATTGATTACGTAATCGGAAAGTACGGTAAAGACAGGGTTTCTCAAATAATTACCTTTGGAACTATGGCTGCAAGGGCGGTTATAAGAGATGTTGGAAGGGCCTTGGATATTCCTTATGGGGATGTTGATTCAATTGCAAAAATGATACCTTTTCAAATTGGTATGAATATAGATAAGGCATTGGAGCTAAATCAGGAACTGAAAAAAAGATATGAAACCGACGAGGAGACAAAAGTGTTAATTGACACAGCAAGAACCCTTGAAGGTCTTCCTCGTCATGCATCCACACATGCGGCAGGAGTGGTTATATCAAAGGAGCCAATAGTGGAATATGTACCTCTGCAATTAAATGACAACAGTGTGACAACCCAAGTACCTGCAGTGCCCCTTGAAGAGTTGGGGCTTCTCAAAATGGACTTTCTTGGACTAAGAACTCTTACAGTAATACGTGATGCAATAGATTTGATAGAGCAAGGTCATGGCAAGAAAATCGATATCCAGCAAATAGATTATGACGATAAAGAAGTCTATAAAATGATTGGAGATGGCAGAACAGCAGGGGTATTTCAGCTGGAAAGTGCAGGAATGACTCAGTTTATGAAAGAACTCCAGCCAAATTCACTGGAAGATATCATAGCGGGTATTTCTCTCTATAGACCGGGGCCTATGGATCAAATACCAAGGTATATAAGAAACAAAAATAACCCAAAAGAGATAAAATATCACCATCCCATGCTTGAAAGTATTCTTGATGTTACCTATGGCTGTATGGTGTATCAAGAGCAGGTAATGCAGATAGTAAGAGAGCTGGGAGGCTACTCGCTGGGTAGGTCTGACCTTGTAAGACGTGCTATGTCCAAAAAGAAGATATCTGTAATGGAACAGGAGCGCAAGAACTTCATATACGGAATAACAGATGAGGAAGGCAACGAGATTGTAAAGGGTGCTGTAAAAAACGGTGTAGATGAAGTTACAGCTAATAAGATATTTGATGAAATGATGGACTTTGCAAGCTATGCCTTTAACAAGTCTCATGCTGCTGCTTACGCTGTTGTGGCATATCAGACTGCATGGCTAAAACACTACTATCCCGTAGAGTTTATGGCAGCTTCTATAAACAGCTTTTTGGGGAGCAGCGATAAAGTGTCCCAGTACGTCAATGAGTGTAAAACCTTAAATATAAAAGTACTTCCGCCGGATATAAATGAAAGCAGCGTAAAATTTACAGTTGTAAATAAAAATATACGTTTTGGCTTGGCTGCAATTAAAAATGTAGGAGAAAATGCAATTCAATCTGTTATTACAGAAAGACAACAAAATGGAGAATTTAAATCTTTTCTGGATTTCTGTCAAAGAATTGAGGGCCGTGATATAAACAAAAGGTGCGTTGAAAGCCTTATAAAAAGCGGAGCTTTTGATTCTCTTAAAGTATTCAGATCCAAGCTGATGGCAGTATATGAGAAGCTTTTGGATGGAATTTCACAGAACCGTAAAAAGAATATGGACGGTCAGATGTCAATATTTGATATGATGAGTGAACCACAGGAGCTTATTCAAGAGGATTTCCCTGATATAGAGGAATACCCGGCAAATGCACTTCTTTCAATGGAAAAGGAGATGCTGGGATTGTACGTATCAGGCCATCCACTAAGCGAATATCAGGATATATTGGAGCGGCATGTAAACTTATACAGCAGTGAATTTTATGTTGATGATGAAAATTCAAGTGATATGGAGATAAACAGTAAAAAACTCCAGGATTCCATGAGGGTAACTGTAGGGGGGATAGTAGTATCCAAAAAGACCAAAGCAACAAAAAATAACAATTTAATGGCTTTCGTAGGTCTTGAAGATTTGTTCGGCACTATGGAACTTATAGTTTTTCCAACAGTGTATGAGAAATTCACCCAGCTTTTACAACCGGAAAGTATAATAATTGTAAATGGAAGATTGAGCGTGAGAGAAGATGAACAGCCTAAAATAATTGCTGAGGAAGTTCTGCCTATAAAAGGTCTTCAGGAAAAAGGAGTGTATTTAACTTTGCCTGAACATTTTCCAAAGGAAGATGGTGTAGCTTTGAGAGCACTTTTAAAATATTTTTCGGGGACTACTCCAATTTACGTTACAAAAAAAAATCAGAAAATTTTCAAAAAACTTGACAGGCAATACTGGATATATGTCAATAATGTAATAATGGAAGAATTAGTAAATAGGCTGGGCGAAGAAAATGTATTATTAAAATAA
- the mtrB gene encoding trp RNA-binding attenuation protein MtrB, which translates to MDNLEDKLSGEYVAIKAVENGVTIIGLTRGRDTKFHHTEKLDKGEVLLAQFTENTSAIKIRGKATVYCRYGTIQSGE; encoded by the coding sequence ATGGACAACCTGGAGGATAAGTTATCTGGTGAGTACGTTGCTATTAAGGCTGTGGAAAACGGGGTCACAATTATCGGGTTAACGCGTGGAAGGGATACAAAATTTCATCATACCGAGAAATTGGATAAAGGCGAAGTTCTTTTGGCGCAATTTACAGAGAATACTTCTGCGATAAAAATAAGAGGCAAGGCCACAGTTTATTGCAGATATGGTACTATTCAAAGCGGTGAATAA
- a CDS encoding LAGLIDADG family homing endonuclease has product MWTVVYMAQSKDVANQLQELLSNEGILVKLRPISKNHENNDNYYEVLVPEAEVEEAHSVIIETGY; this is encoded by the coding sequence ATGTGGACAGTGGTATATATGGCCCAAAGCAAAGATGTTGCTAATCAGCTTCAGGAGCTTTTGTCCAATGAGGGTATTCTTGTGAAACTGAGGCCTATAAGTAAAAATCATGAAAATAATGACAACTATTATGAAGTTCTCGTTCCTGAAGCAGAGGTTGAAGAGGCACATAGCGTAATCATTGAAACGGGTTATTAA
- a CDS encoding acyl-CoA thioesterase, with translation MLYIDVPLTVRYAETDRMGIVHHSNYPVWFEVGRTEFIKQSGISYSRVESMGIMLPLLELHCKYINSSTYEDNIIVRTSIKSYSKTRLNFKYEVFKSDNMKNPITIGETCHVWTTCDLKPINLQKHFPELYEIIEKVGKEE, from the coding sequence ATGCTATATATAGATGTACCTTTAACAGTCAGGTATGCTGAAACAGACAGGATGGGCATAGTTCACCATTCAAATTATCCTGTATGGTTTGAAGTAGGCAGAACAGAATTTATCAAACAAAGCGGAATATCTTATTCACGTGTGGAATCTATGGGTATTATGCTGCCTCTGTTGGAGCTGCATTGTAAGTATATCAACTCATCTACATATGAGGATAATATAATAGTAAGGACAAGCATCAAAAGCTATTCAAAAACAAGACTAAACTTTAAATATGAGGTATTTAAATCGGATAATATGAAAAATCCTATTACAATAGGAGAAACTTGTCATGTTTGGACTACATGTGATTTAAAGCCTATAAATTTGCAAAAACACTTTCCTGAACTGTATGAAATCATTGAAAAAGTGGGAAAGGAAGAATAA
- the pgsA gene encoding CDP-diacylglycerol--glycerol-3-phosphate 3-phosphatidyltransferase: MKKNIPNALTFLRLIIVPFLGYFFYCEKYTIAIILFAFGGFTDVLDGYIARKYNLITKWGKFFDPLADKLMQITALVFLVLHKFIPLIVLVIVIIKESLMLAGGIMVYKKGKTVIGANWYGKLATVIFYFAILTTIILKIVAGDSGYASNAIYIAIGLAVVCTLFALAMYIIIYFRFSKDYNEKINK, from the coding sequence GTGAAAAAAAATATTCCAAATGCATTAACATTTTTAAGACTCATAATAGTGCCTTTTTTAGGTTACTTTTTTTACTGTGAAAAATATACTATAGCCATTATTCTTTTTGCTTTTGGTGGGTTCACAGATGTACTTGACGGCTATATAGCCAGAAAGTATAATTTAATTACAAAATGGGGCAAGTTTTTTGACCCTTTGGCAGATAAACTTATGCAAATAACAGCATTGGTCTTTCTTGTACTACATAAATTTATACCTTTAATAGTTTTGGTTATTGTTATAATAAAAGAGTCTTTAATGTTGGCAGGCGGTATAATGGTGTATAAAAAAGGAAAGACAGTTATTGGTGCCAACTGGTACGGTAAGCTGGCCACAGTGATATTTTATTTTGCAATACTCACAACCATTATACTTAAAATTGTTGCAGGTGATAGTGGCTACGCATCAAATGCCATATATATAGCAATAGGTTTGGCAGTAGTTTGCACGTTATTTGCACTGGCAATGTATATAATTATTTATTTTAGATTCTCCAAGGATTATAATGAGAAAATAAACAAATAA